In one Candidatus Peribacter riflensis genomic region, the following are encoded:
- a CDS encoding bifunctional UDP-N-acetylglucosamine pyrophosphorylase / Glucosamine-1-phosphate N-acetyltransferase has product MKALLLLAGQSKRFWPLTEKSLFPLCGKTLLEIQVENLRAAGISEITVVGGSHNVEQAKSLCPDLHVIEQEDLSFGMRGALLSALPSIKEPVMIVGGNDVVEPQAYKALVEEAQKEGTDGALLAKRMPTYFPGGYLQLQGERISSIVEKPGAGKEPSDLVTIVAHVHNNPAELLTELERTKPTRDDGYEQALAALFKTKTYHAVPYEGPWLPVKYPWHLLPLLSFLLSKITKPLIHPRAQIHPTAVIEGNVVIEEGVRVFAHAAIVGPCIIGARSIVANNALVRGASIGEDCVVGYSTEIKSSILASHVWTHMTYIGDSVIGSNVSFGGGSLTGNLRLDEGEISSVVGEEKIPTGLQKFGCIIGDDCRLGIHTVINPGIKIGKGTFISSGGRVDKDIPEWSYVSMKGGEMTIRENREVVPPAHKRETFRKKI; this is encoded by the coding sequence GTGAAAGCCCTTCTCCTCCTCGCAGGACAGAGCAAGCGTTTCTGGCCGCTTACCGAGAAATCTCTCTTCCCCCTCTGTGGGAAGACACTCCTCGAAATCCAAGTGGAGAATTTGCGTGCCGCGGGAATATCCGAAATTACGGTAGTGGGCGGCAGCCACAATGTGGAACAGGCGAAATCACTCTGTCCGGATTTACATGTGATTGAGCAGGAGGATCTTTCGTTCGGCATGCGCGGGGCTCTCTTAAGCGCCCTCCCCTCGATCAAGGAACCTGTGATGATTGTGGGAGGGAACGATGTTGTGGAGCCGCAGGCCTATAAAGCACTTGTGGAAGAAGCACAGAAGGAAGGGACGGACGGAGCCCTGCTCGCCAAACGGATGCCCACGTACTTTCCGGGAGGATATCTGCAGCTGCAGGGAGAACGCATCTCCTCCATTGTGGAAAAGCCGGGGGCAGGGAAGGAACCGAGCGATCTCGTCACGATCGTGGCGCATGTTCATAACAATCCTGCGGAGCTCCTCACCGAACTGGAAAGAACAAAACCCACACGTGATGACGGATACGAACAGGCGCTCGCCGCTCTCTTCAAAACGAAAACGTACCACGCCGTGCCGTACGAAGGTCCCTGGCTCCCCGTGAAGTACCCCTGGCATCTGCTCCCACTCCTCTCGTTCCTCCTCTCTAAAATTACCAAACCGTTGATTCACCCGAGGGCACAGATCCATCCCACTGCCGTGATCGAGGGGAATGTGGTCATTGAGGAAGGCGTACGCGTGTTTGCGCATGCTGCCATCGTCGGCCCATGCATCATCGGTGCACGCAGTATCGTGGCCAATAACGCGCTCGTCCGTGGAGCGAGTATTGGAGAGGATTGTGTGGTGGGATACTCCACGGAAATCAAATCCTCCATATTGGCTTCACACGTGTGGACACACATGACCTACATCGGCGACAGTGTGATCGGCTCCAATGTTTCCTTCGGGGGTGGGAGCCTGACGGGCAACCTGCGCCTGGATGAAGGAGAAATCTCCTCAGTGGTCGGGGAGGAAAAAATCCCAACCGGGCTCCAAAAGTTCGGGTGCATCATCGGGGATGACTGCAGGCTCGGTATTCACACCGTAATCAACCCGGGAATCAAGATTGGCAAGGGGACGTTTATCTCGAGCGGCGGGAGAGTCGACAAAGACATTCCGGAATGGAGTTATGTCTCGATGAAAGGAGGGGAGATGACCATCCGCGAAAATAGAGAGGTGGTTCCCCCGGCCCACAAGCGGGAAACCTTTCGCAAAAAGATTTAA
- a CDS encoding flippase Wzx yields the protein MPSAGKKIVASTLWQLASQITMAALSILGIKFVATALSLEMAGYYNSSYGYLQVFGILADFGLYAVSVREMSRSDRKEEVLSALIFLRSIILTLSLGSAILLAWILPSWHGTPLPLGITLAAFTPFFTLLAGTLRSVFQIHYRLNYVFIAEVSQRLLTTAMLGMVVFLGARGSDNVNLFYFCTLIGGIGALLLLILSYIYARRFVTFAARWHWPTMRYLLQSALPFGTAYLLLALCRQFDMTMIALLRPDFQIQNAYYGFVLRMGEMGFLIPTFLLNSILPVVSERRERGENTSDLLGKTFLVLLLLGTTAGLFAALWPRPLVAMLTTRDYLSTAAHPGADTALRLASVPMFLYGFILFSFYMALVHGEWKRLMITLVTGAALSIGSNLILIPQLGFVGAATTAIIVQSLLVALLLPATLRYSQPKFPPTAFVRWFVFSLLLAVGLWITRPFLANDFLTAFGLVAAGAVLGILLWITGLAGLLGALHRRALGLGGKSEI from the coding sequence ATGCCTTCTGCCGGAAAAAAGATCGTCGCATCCACACTGTGGCAACTGGCCAGCCAGATCACCATGGCTGCACTGTCGATTCTGGGCATTAAATTCGTTGCGACGGCCTTAAGCCTTGAAATGGCCGGATACTACAACTCCTCCTACGGATACCTGCAGGTCTTCGGCATTCTCGCAGATTTCGGTCTCTACGCAGTTTCAGTGCGCGAGATGAGCCGCTCGGACCGGAAAGAAGAAGTACTGAGCGCCCTCATCTTCCTGCGCTCAATCATCCTGACGCTCTCGCTTGGTTCGGCCATCCTGCTCGCATGGATTCTGCCGAGCTGGCACGGCACCCCTCTGCCTCTCGGCATCACACTCGCCGCCTTCACGCCGTTCTTCACCCTGCTCGCCGGCACATTGCGCTCCGTCTTCCAGATTCACTACCGCCTGAATTACGTCTTCATCGCCGAGGTCAGCCAGCGCCTGCTGACCACCGCCATGTTGGGCATGGTCGTCTTTCTGGGGGCACGGGGAAGCGACAATGTGAACCTCTTCTACTTCTGCACGCTCATTGGCGGCATCGGCGCGCTCCTGCTGCTCATCCTCTCGTATATCTACGCACGAAGATTTGTGACTTTCGCAGCCCGCTGGCATTGGCCAACCATGCGGTATCTGCTCCAGAGCGCACTCCCCTTTGGGACCGCGTACCTGCTCCTTGCGCTCTGCCGCCAGTTCGATATGACGATGATCGCACTCCTCCGTCCTGATTTTCAGATTCAGAATGCCTACTACGGTTTCGTCCTCCGGATGGGAGAGATGGGATTTCTCATCCCCACGTTCCTGCTGAACTCCATCCTCCCGGTCGTGAGTGAGCGGCGCGAGCGGGGAGAAAACACGAGCGACCTGCTGGGCAAGACTTTTCTGGTTCTCCTCCTGCTCGGAACGACAGCTGGATTATTCGCGGCCCTCTGGCCGCGCCCCCTCGTCGCCATGCTCACCACGCGCGATTATCTTTCCACGGCAGCGCACCCGGGGGCGGATACGGCTCTCAGGCTCGCCAGCGTTCCCATGTTCCTGTACGGCTTCATCCTCTTTTCGTTCTACATGGCACTGGTGCACGGAGAATGGAAGCGCCTCATGATCACACTCGTCACCGGTGCCGCTCTCTCGATCGGGAGCAATTTGATCCTCATTCCGCAGTTGGGTTTCGTCGGAGCGGCTACGACGGCCATCATCGTTCAGTCCCTGCTCGTCGCCCTGTTGCTGCCCGCAACCCTTCGGTACTCCCAGCCGAAGTTCCCGCCCACAGCCTTCGTGCGCTGGTTCGTATTTTCACTCCTGCTCGCCGTAGGGCTTTGGATCACACGCCCGTTCCTCGCCAATGATTTTCTCACGGCCTTCGGCCTCGTCGCTGCAGGTGCCGTACTGGGAATCCTGCTGTGGATCACTGGCCTCGCAGGGCTGCTTGGGGCTCTACACCGCCGTGCGCTCGGGCTTGGCGGGAAGAGCGAGATCTGA
- a CDS encoding dihydroorotase (KEGG_SBJ:508373.20; KEGG_SBJ:tcr) has protein sequence MTSLLVRGGTIVRPMGDERADVLVNEGIIQEIHVRTTSPQKLLAADQTIEAAGQLLFPGFIDTHVHFREPGLEHKGTMETESQSALAGGITTVCDMPNTNPPTVSLAALHEKVRIAQGVSACDIRFFFGITQSSHLTELRQLWTEQEHASLRAHCAGVKLYLDHSTGNQKAVKGVAEETFRVCAELKIPVVAHCEDPVLNARSAKLNARDDIAAHSSIRSPESEQRAISVAIEQAKAAGAHLHIAHLSTRRGLEFVRQAKADGLSVTCEVAPHHLFLSTEDYESLGALAKMNPPLRTPDHAEALWGGIQDGTVDCIASDHAPHTLEEKQALPALSAPSGVPGVETMIPLLLTVAAGCWPHPRRRLPAPKLLYTDIRRLCFDRPNQIFSLGCRMMEKGAPANIVLVHPEEEWELKGAKLHSKCGWTPYEGWKVMGKATVVGRW, from the coding sequence ATGACATCCCTTCTCGTTCGTGGAGGCACCATCGTTCGCCCGATGGGGGACGAGCGGGCAGATGTGCTCGTGAACGAAGGGATCATTCAGGAAATTCATGTGCGCACCACGAGTCCGCAGAAACTTCTGGCTGCCGATCAAACGATCGAGGCGGCGGGGCAACTCCTCTTCCCTGGTTTCATTGACACGCATGTGCACTTTCGCGAGCCGGGCCTGGAACACAAGGGGACGATGGAAACAGAATCACAGAGCGCGCTTGCCGGGGGGATCACGACGGTCTGCGATATGCCGAATACCAATCCTCCCACTGTCTCTCTTGCCGCCCTTCACGAGAAAGTGCGCATTGCACAGGGGGTGTCTGCGTGCGATATCCGTTTCTTTTTCGGAATCACTCAATCGTCGCATCTCACCGAACTGAGACAGCTGTGGACAGAACAGGAGCACGCGTCGCTCCGTGCCCACTGCGCCGGAGTGAAGCTCTACCTCGATCATTCCACCGGCAACCAGAAAGCGGTCAAGGGCGTTGCCGAGGAGACATTCCGTGTCTGCGCTGAACTAAAGATTCCGGTGGTCGCTCACTGCGAGGACCCGGTCCTCAATGCGCGCTCGGCGAAATTGAATGCACGTGACGACATTGCAGCGCACTCATCCATCCGCTCACCCGAGTCTGAGCAGCGTGCAATCTCCGTGGCGATTGAGCAGGCGAAGGCAGCCGGTGCGCACCTGCACATCGCGCATCTCTCCACCAGGCGCGGGCTGGAATTCGTGCGCCAGGCAAAGGCAGATGGCCTGTCTGTGACGTGCGAAGTGGCGCCCCACCATCTCTTCCTCTCCACCGAAGACTACGAATCCCTCGGAGCCCTTGCCAAAATGAATCCCCCCCTGCGCACACCTGATCACGCAGAGGCGCTCTGGGGAGGAATTCAGGATGGCACAGTCGACTGCATCGCCAGCGATCACGCCCCGCACACTCTGGAAGAGAAACAGGCGTTGCCGGCCCTCTCCGCTCCGAGTGGCGTTCCGGGAGTGGAAACAATGATCCCGCTTCTCCTCACCGTTGCGGCAGGGTGCTGGCCGCATCCCCGCCGCCGCCTTCCCGCCCCCAAACTGCTCTACACCGACATCCGCCGCCTCTGCTTCGATCGCCCCAATCAGATTTTCTCCCTGGGATGCAGAATGATGGAGAAGGGAGCGCCCGCCAACATCGTGCTTGTCCATCCCGAAGAGGAATGGGAGCTGAAAGGAGCCAAGCTGCACAGCAAGTGCGGCTGGACGCCGTACGAGGGCTGGAAGGTAATGGGGAAGGCGACGGTCGTCGGACGGTGGTAA
- a CDS encoding RNA-metabolizing metallo-beta-lactamase family protein gives MGNGPNIRPQQQPQQNQPRGRGGLKLYPLGGFEQVGRNCFVIDVDGDLYIIDLGLQFPDEDMLGIDYLVPDISPLKGKENRIKALLFTHGHLDHIGAVQHLLPQLHFPPMFGTKLTMAFVRKRLDETHITSKARLNNVNYGQKIRIGRVEVEFLRVTHSIPDSASIAVHTPYGTILHTGDFKFDLTPMNEPAADFQRFAQLGEKGVLAIVADSTNATKPGNSKSEKEISETLHGLIRDAKGRIIISTFSSLLNRMQQIIDHARTYNRKVFISGRSMETNFEIAQNLGYLRAPRGLIRKAGPGMEKTPDRETIIITTGSQGEEMAGLARIGLGTHRHISIKAGDTVILSSNPIIGNERAVSKVINNLHLKGAIVKTNADLALHTTGHGQQGDILLMHQLVRAKHIIPEHGEPYMCAAHADLARRLGYEENRIHSLVNGDILEFDQQGNARKSKQKFLIQDVIIDGLGSAGEGQRVLNDRKVMSSAGVIIVMLRAYAQSKRLVGDPDIISRGLIYGSEQVVITKNASDVVRKAYDEAVARGETDRHAIKRAVSGALYRYFDRKLDREPMVIPLIVEV, from the coding sequence ATGGGGAATGGACCGAACATCCGGCCGCAGCAGCAGCCGCAGCAGAACCAGCCCCGCGGACGCGGGGGACTCAAGCTCTATCCGCTCGGCGGGTTCGAGCAAGTCGGACGCAACTGCTTCGTCATTGATGTTGATGGCGATCTCTACATCATCGATTTGGGCCTCCAATTCCCGGACGAAGACATGCTCGGCATCGATTATCTCGTGCCGGATATCTCTCCTTTAAAGGGAAAGGAGAACCGCATCAAGGCCCTGCTGTTCACGCACGGGCACTTGGACCACATTGGAGCCGTGCAGCATCTGCTGCCGCAACTCCACTTTCCGCCCATGTTCGGCACGAAGCTCACTATGGCTTTCGTGCGCAAGCGCCTAGATGAGACGCATATCACCTCCAAGGCGCGGCTCAACAACGTGAACTACGGGCAGAAAATCCGCATCGGGCGCGTTGAAGTGGAATTCCTTCGCGTGACGCACAGTATCCCGGATTCCGCCTCGATCGCCGTGCACACTCCGTATGGGACGATCCTCCACACGGGGGATTTCAAATTCGACTTAACCCCCATGAATGAACCGGCGGCGGACTTTCAGCGCTTCGCTCAGCTGGGAGAAAAGGGTGTCCTCGCCATTGTCGCGGATTCCACCAACGCCACCAAGCCGGGGAACAGTAAGAGCGAAAAGGAAATTTCCGAAACGCTTCACGGGCTCATCCGCGACGCGAAGGGACGGATCATCATCTCGACCTTCAGCTCGCTCTTGAACCGCATGCAACAGATCATCGATCATGCGCGCACCTACAACCGCAAGGTCTTCATCTCGGGCCGCAGCATGGAGACAAACTTCGAGATCGCCCAGAACCTGGGCTACCTCAGAGCTCCGCGCGGTCTCATCCGCAAGGCAGGCCCCGGCATGGAGAAGACCCCCGACCGCGAAACCATCATCATCACCACGGGCAGCCAGGGCGAAGAGATGGCAGGGCTCGCCCGCATCGGGCTGGGCACACACCGACACATCTCCATCAAGGCCGGTGATACCGTTATCCTGAGCAGCAACCCCATTATCGGCAACGAGCGCGCCGTCTCGAAGGTCATCAATAACCTTCATTTGAAAGGCGCGATCGTGAAGACCAATGCGGATCTCGCTCTGCACACGACCGGCCACGGCCAGCAGGGCGACATCCTGCTCATGCACCAGCTCGTTCGTGCCAAGCACATCATTCCAGAACACGGCGAACCCTACATGTGCGCCGCACATGCAGATCTCGCCCGCAGGTTGGGCTATGAGGAAAACCGCATCCACTCACTCGTGAACGGCGATATTCTGGAGTTCGACCAGCAGGGGAACGCCCGCAAGAGTAAGCAGAAGTTCCTCATCCAGGATGTCATCATCGACGGACTCGGCAGCGCCGGCGAAGGCCAGCGCGTGCTCAACGACCGCAAGGTGATGAGCTCGGCCGGCGTGATCATCGTCATGCTGCGCGCGTACGCCCAGAGCAAGCGCCTCGTCGGGGATCCCGACATCATCTCGCGCGGACTCATCTATGGATCGGAACAGGTCGTCATCACCAAAAACGCCTCCGACGTGGTCCGTAAGGCTTATGACGAAGCCGTTGCGCGCGGCGAGACGGATCGTCATGCCATCAAGCGCGCCGTCAGCGGCGCCCTCTACCGCTACTTCGACCGCAAACTCGACCGCGAACCGATGGTCATTCCTCTCATTGTGGAGGTCTGA
- a CDS encoding metallo-beta-lactamase family protein, translated as MVLAVTSLVLIREIRRLPVGHLTVQFFDVGQGDSALMVSPSGKTILIDGGPDLSALEALGKALPLSKKSIDLLILSHPDPDHFTAFPEILRRFKVGALLLPAIRNNEEPFQVLLAIAQEQGIPLVAANPERDIDLNDGVVLDILWPPHPAPLIGDNDASIVLRASFGTGSVLFTGDLGVQGEATLLATGVDVSAQVLKVGHHGSRFSSSDAFLTAVSPRLAVISVGKDNHYGHPNPETLQRLTTAGIPVRTTAEEGDIVLIF; from the coding sequence ATGGTCCTGGCAGTGACTTCACTCGTGCTGATCCGGGAAATCCGGCGGCTTCCTGTCGGCCACCTGACAGTGCAGTTCTTCGATGTTGGCCAGGGAGACAGCGCACTCATGGTGAGCCCTTCGGGGAAAACGATCCTGATCGACGGAGGGCCCGATCTCTCCGCACTCGAGGCACTCGGCAAGGCATTGCCGCTTTCAAAAAAATCCATCGATCTGCTCATTCTCTCACATCCCGACCCTGACCATTTCACTGCGTTCCCAGAAATTCTCCGGCGGTTCAAAGTGGGCGCGCTCCTGCTCCCTGCGATCCGGAATAATGAAGAGCCGTTTCAGGTGCTGCTCGCGATCGCACAGGAGCAGGGAATCCCGCTCGTCGCTGCGAACCCGGAACGGGATATCGACCTCAACGATGGCGTTGTGCTCGATATCCTCTGGCCCCCGCACCCTGCCCCCCTCATCGGCGATAACGACGCCTCCATCGTCCTGCGCGCATCGTTCGGAACAGGCTCTGTTCTCTTCACCGGGGACCTGGGCGTGCAGGGGGAGGCGACGCTGCTCGCCACCGGCGTTGATGTGTCGGCACAGGTACTGAAAGTCGGGCATCACGGCAGCCGCTTCAGTTCTTCGGACGCATTCCTCACTGCCGTCTCGCCACGACTCGCTGTGATTTCGGTGGGAAAGGACAACCACTACGGCCACCCGAATCCGGAAACACTGCAACGCCTCACTACAGCCGGAATCCCGGTGCGTACCACCGCCGAAGAAGGGGATATTGTCCTCATTTTTTAG
- a CDS encoding aspartate carbamoyltransferase catalytic subunit, producing MPLPFRHLTSTKQFSRSDTDAVLQVAEKMEKVLAKGGSDLLAGKILAALFYEPSTRTRLSFETAMQRLGGNVITADGLQFSSMYKGETVEDTMMVVGQYADLIVMRHPEQGSADRAASVSPVPFINAGDGPGQHPTQALLDLYTIQKERGTLDGIHIAMVGDLKFGRTVHSLSFLLGLYRDIRFTLIAPKELVMPPKVTSFLKEKGIFYTETENMEQGLDADVLYMTRVQKERFEKPEEYERLKLKYILRPEQVSGRSVTVLHPLPRVGEITPDVDALPNAAYFRQVRNGVVVRMALLAMLLQKA from the coding sequence ATGCCGCTCCCCTTCCGCCACCTCACCTCAACGAAGCAGTTCTCGCGCAGTGATACAGATGCAGTACTCCAGGTGGCGGAGAAGATGGAAAAGGTGCTCGCGAAGGGCGGGAGTGATCTGCTCGCGGGCAAGATTCTCGCTGCGCTCTTCTACGAGCCCAGCACCCGCACGCGCCTGAGTTTTGAAACGGCCATGCAGCGGCTGGGCGGCAACGTCATCACGGCCGACGGACTCCAATTCAGTTCGATGTACAAGGGCGAGACGGTGGAAGATACGATGATGGTGGTGGGGCAGTACGCCGATCTCATTGTCATGCGGCATCCCGAACAGGGCAGTGCCGATCGCGCCGCGTCGGTCTCGCCGGTGCCGTTCATCAATGCGGGAGACGGGCCAGGGCAACACCCCACACAGGCGCTGCTCGACCTCTATACCATCCAGAAGGAGCGCGGCACGCTCGACGGCATTCACATCGCCATGGTCGGTGATCTCAAATTCGGCCGCACGGTGCACTCCCTTTCCTTCCTGCTGGGTCTCTACCGCGATATCCGTTTCACACTCATCGCGCCCAAAGAGCTCGTCATGCCGCCGAAGGTGACGAGCTTTCTCAAAGAGAAGGGCATTTTCTATACCGAAACAGAAAATATGGAACAGGGGCTGGATGCCGATGTGCTCTACATGACGCGCGTACAGAAAGAGCGATTCGAGAAACCCGAGGAGTACGAGCGGCTTAAATTGAAATACATCCTGCGGCCCGAACAGGTGAGCGGTCGTTCCGTCACCGTGCTCCATCCGCTTCCGCGTGTCGGGGAAATCACTCCCGATGTCGATGCCCTCCCCAATGCCGCCTACTTCCGGCAGGTCCGTAACGGCGTAGTGGTCCGGATGGCTCTTTTGGCGATGCTTCTTCAAAAAGCATGA